In Paenibacillus hexagrammi, the following are encoded in one genomic region:
- a CDS encoding MtnX-like HAD-IB family phosphatase has translation MNKIAVVTDFDGTLMEQDVGSTIMKQLGVEQESQLIEVLARFKRKEIGSYTWIEASTPLLEGKREQVDRLIEDKELRDGALDFLSFCKGEQVPVTILSDGLIYYIERILDRLQVEAEQVISNPITYSDNGELRYGLQNDNAACKWCGCCKASVVRKLKQDGWSIIYIGDGGSDYYGSAFADWIFARSSLVRYLTEEGTEFYPFQTFWDVLEVVQRNWNDFLAGTAPRRLNVRVPAACSFPDDET, from the coding sequence TTGAACAAAATAGCGGTAGTCACGGATTTTGACGGAACCTTGATGGAGCAGGACGTCGGCAGCACGATTATGAAGCAATTGGGCGTGGAACAAGAGTCACAGCTGATTGAAGTGCTTGCCAGGTTCAAGCGCAAAGAGATCGGTTCCTATACATGGATTGAGGCATCTACACCGCTGCTTGAAGGTAAACGCGAGCAGGTCGACCGTCTGATTGAGGACAAAGAACTCCGGGATGGGGCGCTAGACTTTCTTTCCTTTTGCAAAGGGGAGCAGGTGCCTGTTACGATCCTTAGCGACGGGCTGATTTATTATATCGAGCGTATTTTGGATCGACTTCAGGTGGAAGCCGAACAGGTGATTAGCAACCCGATTACTTATTCGGACAATGGTGAGCTGCGGTATGGCTTGCAAAATGATAATGCTGCTTGCAAATGGTGCGGGTGCTGCAAGGCAAGTGTGGTGAGAAAGCTGAAGCAGGATGGCTGGAGTATTATTTACATAGGGGATGGGGGCAGCGATTATTACGGCTCTGCGTTTGCGGATTGGATTTTCGCTAGATCCAGCTTGGTAAGGTATTTAACGGAGGAAGGAACGGAGTTTTATCCGTTTCAAACGTTTTGGGATGTGTTGGAAGTTGTACAGCGCAATTGGAATGACTTTCTTGCAGGCACAGCTCCTCGCCGATTAAACGTGAGGGTACCGGCTGCTTGCTCATTCCCGGATGATGAGACTTAG
- the sspI gene encoding small acid-soluble spore protein SspI, translating into MNINLRQAILQRVQNKSNDELQEIIEDSIGGEERVLPGLGVLFEIIWQHSDESIQNELVGTLKDHLQ; encoded by the coding sequence ATGAACATTAATCTTAGACAGGCCATCCTGCAGCGTGTCCAAAATAAATCGAATGACGAGCTTCAAGAAATTATCGAGGATTCCATTGGCGGAGAAGAGCGTGTACTTCCTGGGCTGGGCGTACTTTTTGAGATTATTTGGCAGCACAGCGATGAATCTATTCAAAATGAGCTTGTAGGTACGCTAAAGGACCACCTGCAGTAA
- a CDS encoding potassium channel family protein, producing the protein MKKQFAIIGMGRFGSSVAKTLSQLGFEVLAIDHRESVVQDVSMLVTHAVQADSTDEDALRALGIRNFDVVVVAIGEDIQASILTTLILKEMGIATIVVKAVNDLHGKVLKKIGADKVIFPERDMGQRVAHHLISSNILDYIELSADYSIVEIQASKHMLGRSLRQLDIRAKYGCNVIAIKQDQKLVIPPSAEDPLTDEDILVIVGKNTDLQHFEVTFAE; encoded by the coding sequence ATGAAAAAGCAGTTTGCCATTATCGGCATGGGAAGATTCGGCTCGAGTGTAGCCAAAACCCTATCACAGCTTGGCTTTGAGGTACTTGCTATCGATCATCGTGAAAGCGTCGTACAAGATGTTTCCATGCTTGTTACTCATGCGGTACAGGCTGATTCTACCGACGAAGATGCGCTTCGGGCTCTGGGCATCCGTAATTTTGATGTTGTGGTTGTAGCCATCGGGGAGGATATTCAGGCGAGTATCTTAACTACATTAATTCTGAAGGAAATGGGCATTGCTACAATTGTAGTGAAGGCCGTCAATGATCTTCATGGAAAAGTGCTGAAAAAAATCGGCGCGGACAAGGTCATTTTTCCGGAGCGGGATATGGGGCAGCGCGTTGCCCACCACCTCATTTCATCCAATATTCTCGATTATATCGAGCTTTCTGCGGATTACAGCATTGTAGAGATTCAGGCTTCCAAGCATATGCTCGGCAGAAGCCTGCGGCAGCTTGATATTCGCGCCAAGTATGGATGTAACGTGATTGCGATTAAACAAGATCAGAAGTTGGTCATTCCTCCAAGTGCGGAAGATCCGCTAACTGATGAGGATATTTTAGTTATCGTAGGAAAAAATACAGATCTTCAACATTTTGAAGTGACTTTCGCGGAGTAA
- a CDS encoding TrmH family RNA methyltransferase, translating into MEIMSVQNPRVKEWAQLLERRGRDKQGRYLIEGYHLVEEALRSGAAVECVVYSVDKDLPSGLLEAAGVAVEWIAVSQAVLEKCSDTQTPQGVFAVVAKRGMTADELLEARPDLAVILDGVQDPGNLGTIIRSADAVGAGAVVIGRGTVDLYNPKTIRSTMGSLYHLPIVEADLQELLPRARERGMRLVTTSLQAQRSCYETDLRQPTWLVMGNEAKGVSPEVAALSDVQVIIPMQGKAESLNVAMAATVLLFEASRQRLVSELP; encoded by the coding sequence ATTGAAATTATGTCGGTTCAAAATCCCCGGGTCAAAGAATGGGCGCAGCTGCTGGAGCGCCGCGGCCGTGATAAGCAGGGGAGATACCTGATTGAAGGGTATCACTTGGTAGAAGAAGCGCTTCGTTCCGGCGCTGCCGTGGAGTGCGTTGTCTACAGCGTAGACAAAGACCTGCCCTCCGGCTTGCTGGAAGCAGCCGGAGTGGCCGTGGAATGGATTGCCGTGAGTCAGGCAGTCCTTGAGAAATGCTCGGATACGCAGACCCCGCAGGGCGTATTCGCCGTAGTGGCCAAGCGAGGCATGACCGCTGACGAGCTGCTTGAAGCCCGGCCGGATTTGGCCGTAATCCTGGACGGCGTCCAGGATCCAGGCAATCTCGGCACGATCATTCGAAGCGCCGATGCGGTCGGCGCCGGTGCTGTTGTGATCGGCCGAGGCACGGTCGATCTGTACAATCCCAAGACGATCCGCTCGACGATGGGATCGCTCTATCATCTGCCGATCGTGGAGGCGGATCTGCAGGAACTGCTGCCGCGCGCCCGGGAGCGCGGCATGCGTTTGGTCACCACGAGCCTGCAGGCGCAGCGCTCGTGCTACGAAACGGACCTGCGCCAGCCGACGTGGCTGGTCATGGGCAACGAAGCGAAGGGCGTCTCGCCCGAGGTGGCGGCGCTGTCGGATGTGCAGGTGATCATCCCGATGCAGGGCAAGGCCGAGTCGCTGAATGTTGCAATGGCGGCGACAGTGCTGCTGTTTGAGGCTTCGCGGCAGCGGTTGGTTTCGGAGTTACCATGA
- a CDS encoding ThuA domain-containing protein, which produces MSKQALIVWGGWDGHQPEEVAGILGGVLREEGFQVEISDTLDSFKDAEKLKSMDLLVPVWTMGTITKEQLSPLLAAVKEGGSGIAGCHGGMGDSFRNEVEYQYMVGGQWVAHPGNDGVTYTVRIKDSEHPLTKGIEDFVVVSEKYYMHIDPVIEVLAVTDFDHVEMPVAWTKKYGEGKVYYNSLGHQADIVRMPQTLEMMRRGMLWAAR; this is translated from the coding sequence ATGAGTAAACAGGCATTAATCGTATGGGGCGGATGGGACGGTCATCAGCCGGAGGAAGTAGCAGGTATTCTTGGTGGTGTTCTTCGTGAGGAAGGCTTCCAGGTTGAGATATCGGATACGCTCGACAGCTTCAAGGATGCGGAGAAGTTAAAAAGCATGGATCTCCTTGTTCCTGTGTGGACCATGGGCACCATCACGAAGGAACAATTATCGCCGCTGCTGGCAGCGGTCAAAGAAGGCGGCTCGGGCATTGCAGGCTGTCACGGCGGCATGGGTGATTCTTTCCGGAACGAAGTGGAGTATCAGTACATGGTAGGCGGGCAGTGGGTTGCGCATCCAGGGAATGACGGTGTTACCTACACAGTCCGAATCAAGGATAGCGAACATCCGCTGACCAAGGGAATCGAGGATTTCGTCGTAGTTTCTGAAAAATACTACATGCATATTGATCCTGTGATTGAGGTTCTTGCCGTCACAGATTTCGATCATGTGGAAATGCCGGTGGCCTGGACCAAGAAGTACGGCGAAGGTAAGGTGTACTACAACTCACTGGGGCATCAGGCGGACATTGTCCGTATGCCGCAAACCTTAGAAATGATGCGCAGGGGCATGCTCTGGGCCGCAAGATAG
- a CDS encoding carbohydrate ABC transporter permease: protein MSVSQSETSLRSRSDIGFDVLNYTVLTVIALLVIYPLYFVFIASFSDPSAVLNGEMWILPKGVTLEGYMRLFKESSIWIGYKNTILYTTVGTTINVLLTLLAGYALSRKDLYGRQVIMLYLLVTMFFSGGLIPTYLVVKKLHLVNTMWALILPKAVSLFNIIIARTFFQETIPIELLEQAKIDGCSDTTFFLRIVMPLSQSIIAVLALFYAVGYWNSFFDALIYLGDEKMYPLQLVLRNILVVQNELASKFVTDVQSADVQQRIANLLKYGVIVVASLPLLVVYPFMQRYFVKGVMIGSVKG, encoded by the coding sequence ATGTCCGTCAGTCAATCAGAAACATCATTGCGATCACGCAGTGACATTGGTTTCGATGTTCTTAATTACACTGTCTTGACCGTAATTGCACTGCTTGTTATTTACCCTTTGTATTTTGTTTTTATAGCTTCATTCAGTGATCCCTCAGCGGTTTTAAACGGAGAAATGTGGATCTTGCCTAAAGGGGTAACACTAGAGGGATACATGCGGCTGTTCAAAGAAAGCAGTATCTGGATAGGCTACAAAAATACAATACTATACACAACTGTCGGAACTACCATTAACGTGCTGTTAACCCTACTAGCAGGGTATGCACTTTCTCGTAAAGATTTGTATGGACGTCAGGTCATTATGTTGTATCTGTTAGTTACAATGTTTTTCTCTGGTGGTCTAATTCCTACGTATCTCGTCGTTAAAAAGCTGCATTTGGTAAACACCATGTGGGCATTAATTTTACCGAAAGCGGTCTCTTTATTCAATATCATTATCGCCAGGACATTTTTCCAGGAGACAATTCCGATTGAATTGCTTGAGCAGGCGAAGATTGACGGATGCTCAGACACCACATTCTTTTTAAGAATCGTGATGCCATTGTCACAATCTATTATCGCGGTGTTAGCGTTGTTTTACGCTGTTGGCTATTGGAATTCATTCTTTGATGCACTGATCTATTTAGGCGATGAAAAAATGTATCCTTTACAGCTGGTGCTGCGCAATATCCTCGTTGTCCAGAATGAGTTAGCCAGCAAATTTGTTACAGATGTGCAATCAGCGGACGTACAACAGAGGATTGCGAATCTATTGAAGTATGGTGTTATCGTTGTAGCATCATTACCTTTGTTGGTTGTGTATCCATTTATGCAGCGATACTTTGTCAAGGGAGTTATGATTGGCAGCGTGAAAGGTTAG
- a CDS encoding glycoside hydrolase family 32 protein: MITEAYNEKYRPQYHFTPPAMWMNDPNGMVYFQGEYHLFYQYHPEGITWGPMHWGHAVSTDLVHWEHLSIALKPDHNGFIFSGSAVVDWSDTSGFFSGQPGLVAMFTHADQYPESERPRQRQSLAYSADKGRTWVMYEGNPVLCNEQITDFRDPKVFWYTAGGHWVMVVAAGDRIQMYTSSNLKDWTYASEFGAAEGSHDGVWECPDLIELPVEGKDGISKWVLIVSIGDHPELPEGSRTQYFIGSFNGYSFMSESSDNSVLWLDYGRDNYAGVTWSDAHRDKQEKIFIGWMSNWKYANQTPTSTWRSAMTIPRELMLRETETGIRLVQTPIPELQKLRLHEQAVHQKNITISPGENPLEDMNGVTYELVCEMELGDASEVGFKLRTSPQEETVIGYQTASQTLYVDRSKSGESSFHHAFPCRHEVQVQPKKGRILFHIYVDHSSIEVFVNEGEVVITDQIFPNPASTGAELYVYGGESRVVSLSYFPLQSMYSFVTA, encoded by the coding sequence ATGATTACTGAAGCTTACAATGAAAAATATCGTCCACAATATCATTTTACCCCTCCTGCTATGTGGATGAATGATCCTAACGGAATGGTGTATTTTCAAGGAGAATACCATTTGTTTTATCAGTATCACCCAGAAGGTATCACGTGGGGACCGATGCATTGGGGGCATGCCGTAAGTACGGATTTAGTACATTGGGAACATCTCTCTATAGCATTAAAACCGGACCACAACGGGTTTATTTTTTCAGGGAGCGCTGTAGTTGACTGGAGCGATACCAGTGGGTTTTTCTCAGGTCAGCCGGGGCTTGTCGCCATGTTTACCCATGCTGATCAGTACCCAGAATCTGAACGGCCCAGACAAAGGCAAAGTCTGGCTTACAGCGCGGATAAAGGGAGAACATGGGTCATGTATGAAGGTAATCCTGTTCTCTGTAATGAACAAATAACGGATTTTCGCGATCCGAAAGTGTTCTGGTATACAGCTGGAGGCCACTGGGTGATGGTAGTGGCGGCTGGAGACCGTATTCAAATGTATACATCGAGTAACCTCAAGGACTGGACTTATGCCAGTGAATTCGGTGCTGCAGAAGGCTCGCATGACGGCGTATGGGAATGTCCGGATCTGATCGAGCTGCCGGTTGAAGGAAAGGATGGGATAAGCAAATGGGTCCTCATAGTTAGTATTGGCGACCATCCTGAATTACCGGAAGGCTCGAGAACGCAGTATTTTATAGGCAGCTTTAATGGATATTCATTTATGAGTGAGTCATCAGACAATTCAGTGCTTTGGCTGGACTACGGCCGGGATAATTATGCCGGCGTGACATGGTCTGATGCTCATCGAGATAAGCAGGAGAAGATCTTTATCGGCTGGATGAGTAATTGGAAATATGCGAACCAAACTCCAACAAGTACATGGCGAAGTGCAATGACAATACCGCGTGAATTAATGCTTCGAGAGACGGAAACTGGTATTCGTTTGGTTCAGACTCCCATTCCTGAACTACAAAAACTACGTTTGCACGAGCAAGCGGTTCATCAAAAGAATATTACTATTTCTCCGGGTGAAAATCCCCTTGAAGACATGAATGGAGTAACATATGAGTTAGTTTGCGAAATGGAATTAGGAGATGCTTCAGAAGTCGGTTTCAAGCTTCGGACCTCTCCTCAAGAAGAGACCGTGATAGGTTATCAAACGGCTTCCCAAACCTTATACGTTGATCGCAGTAAATCTGGTGAAAGCAGTTTTCATCACGCATTTCCCTGTAGGCATGAGGTTCAAGTTCAACCAAAGAAGGGTCGTATCCTTTTCCATATTTATGTTGACCATTCTTCGATTGAAGTATTCGTTAATGAAGGAGAGGTCGTGATTACAGATCAGATTTTTCCAAACCCAGCAAGTACGGGGGCAGAACTGTATGTATATGGAGGAGAGTCTAGAGTTGTTTCTTTGTCATACTTTCCATTGCAATCTATGTATTCTTTTGTGACGGCATAA
- a CDS encoding carbohydrate kinase family protein produces MEAVAIGELLIDFTPEGRGDGKEGHVAFLRNPGGAPANVMAALTKWGIQTAMIAKIGDDPLGHYLKGVLQEAGVNTDGVVLTQEAPTTLAFVHLDKTGDRSFHFYRNPGADCLLRPEEINRDQITRARIFHYGSISKTHEPAASATRYAVRTAKESGALISYDPNLRLPLWESETCAKQTLLEGFSDADILKLSEEELLFLTGINDPIEGTKYIYDTYGTRLILITLGALGSFYRYGTLFGIHPGFQVEVVDTTGAGDAFLAGVLFCVLEKGGIDGWSKGELERLLSFANASGALTTCSKGAIPALPSVTAIRNLTME; encoded by the coding sequence ATGGAAGCAGTTGCAATTGGTGAGTTGTTAATTGATTTCACCCCAGAAGGACGCGGGGACGGTAAGGAAGGACACGTTGCATTTTTACGTAATCCTGGTGGTGCTCCGGCTAACGTAATGGCTGCATTGACTAAATGGGGAATTCAGACTGCTATGATTGCGAAAATTGGCGACGACCCGTTAGGCCACTATCTTAAAGGGGTACTACAGGAGGCAGGCGTCAATACCGATGGTGTGGTCCTCACACAAGAGGCACCGACCACACTCGCATTTGTTCACCTCGATAAGACGGGTGACAGAAGCTTTCATTTTTACCGCAATCCCGGAGCGGATTGTTTGCTGCGGCCTGAAGAGATTAATAGAGATCAAATTACTAGAGCACGCATATTTCATTATGGTTCTATTTCTAAAACTCACGAGCCGGCAGCATCAGCAACACGGTATGCGGTTCGGACTGCGAAGGAAAGCGGAGCTTTGATTTCTTACGACCCGAATCTCAGACTCCCATTATGGGAATCTGAGACGTGTGCAAAGCAAACTCTACTGGAAGGCTTTAGTGATGCGGATATCCTGAAATTGTCGGAGGAAGAGCTACTTTTTTTAACAGGTATCAATGACCCTATCGAGGGGACAAAGTATATTTACGACACCTACGGGACGCGATTGATCCTTATAACACTAGGAGCGCTTGGTAGTTTTTATCGATACGGTACTTTATTTGGCATTCATCCCGGATTTCAAGTAGAAGTTGTAGATACGACAGGCGCAGGCGATGCCTTTCTGGCAGGCGTATTATTTTGCGTGTTAGAGAAAGGGGGCATAGACGGTTGGAGTAAGGGGGAATTAGAGCGACTGCTCTCTTTCGCTAATGCTTCTGGAGCTTTGACGACGTGCAGTAAGGGAGCGATTC
- a CDS encoding ABC transporter substrate-binding protein gives MKKCLATSLILVVSASVLFTGCSKNNSNTDTASATKNGKNASSTAEINTTGYPIVKDKVTLNFVSPKNPMAPSFGDMTFFKNLENQSNVHIEWNNIPSDGYQEKKNILIATNDLPDAFYNAQFTDFDLIKLGGEGTIIPLEKLIDQYMPNLKALFEKRPDLKAIVTAPDGHIYSLPYAEEMNLINMPNQMFINKAWLDKLNLKMPTTLDEYHDVLKAFKDNNVNGKGTVIPLSFWFQGWCGNEGDLLGMFGAPDVTQDDHRIVKDGKVLYSVALPEYKEAIAYFHKWYEEGLIDPEFATVDAQKLQAKGKTADETLGSFIWWEGPEIVGESRMKDYALLPPLKNKEGNIVIGKTNYSEYTRDSFVITKANKSPEITARWVDQLYDPKTGIQAHWGPIGEVYKEENGKLVNLPVPDGTTAGEYRNKVAPGGPLAVTKDQFGTLVDMEPRAKQRLDELQKYYFPYQVKENYPFVFLPADELEKVNQIETQLKEYTKQMKAKWLMDGGIENDWDSYLKKLDQIGLKDYLTIYQNAYDNFKKNNK, from the coding sequence ATGAAAAAATGCCTGGCAACATCTTTAATTTTAGTAGTTTCCGCAAGTGTACTCTTTACAGGATGTTCTAAAAACAATTCCAATACTGACACTGCTTCAGCTACTAAGAATGGCAAGAATGCTTCGTCGACGGCCGAAATCAATACAACAGGTTATCCTATTGTAAAAGACAAAGTTACTCTAAATTTCGTTTCTCCCAAAAATCCTATGGCTCCGAGCTTCGGGGACATGACTTTTTTTAAGAATCTTGAAAATCAATCTAATGTACACATTGAATGGAACAACATTCCGTCGGATGGATATCAGGAGAAGAAAAACATTCTGATCGCGACTAACGATCTGCCAGACGCTTTTTATAACGCTCAATTCACCGATTTTGATCTAATCAAGCTCGGCGGTGAGGGGACGATCATTCCGCTTGAAAAGCTGATCGATCAGTACATGCCCAACTTAAAGGCTTTATTTGAGAAAAGACCGGACCTGAAGGCCATTGTTACTGCTCCTGACGGACACATTTATTCTCTTCCATATGCTGAAGAAATGAACTTGATCAATATGCCGAATCAAATGTTTATTAATAAAGCATGGCTGGATAAACTGAATCTGAAAATGCCGACTACCCTAGATGAATATCACGACGTTCTCAAGGCGTTTAAAGATAATAATGTGAACGGTAAAGGAACGGTAATTCCATTGTCCTTCTGGTTTCAAGGTTGGTGCGGCAACGAAGGGGATTTACTTGGAATGTTCGGGGCGCCTGACGTAACGCAAGATGATCATCGCATCGTAAAAGATGGCAAAGTGCTGTACTCTGTTGCTCTACCCGAGTATAAAGAAGCAATCGCTTACTTTCATAAATGGTACGAAGAAGGTCTGATTGACCCTGAGTTTGCGACAGTCGATGCCCAGAAGCTGCAAGCGAAAGGGAAAACAGCGGATGAAACATTAGGTTCATTTATTTGGTGGGAAGGTCCGGAAATTGTGGGTGAAAGTCGTATGAAAGACTATGCGCTACTACCTCCACTTAAAAATAAAGAAGGCAATATCGTCATCGGTAAGACCAATTATTCGGAGTATACCCGTGATTCCTTCGTCATTACGAAAGCTAATAAAAGCCCAGAAATTACGGCACGCTGGGTTGACCAATTATACGATCCGAAGACAGGTATTCAAGCACACTGGGGACCGATCGGCGAGGTTTATAAGGAAGAAAACGGTAAGCTTGTGAATTTGCCGGTCCCTGACGGCACAACCGCCGGGGAGTACCGTAATAAAGTGGCACCTGGTGGACCTTTGGCTGTAACGAAAGATCAATTCGGAACACTTGTGGACATGGAGCCTCGTGCAAAACAGCGTTTGGATGAACTGCAGAAGTATTACTTCCCTTACCAGGTTAAAGAGAACTATCCATTTGTCTTCCTCCCTGCCGATGAGTTGGAAAAAGTCAATCAGATTGAGACACAGCTGAAAGAATACACCAAACAGATGAAAGCGAAATGGCTGATGGATGGCGGCATTGAAAACGATTGGGATAGTTATTTGAAGAAACTTGATCAGATCGGGCTGAAGGATTACTTGACTATCTACCAAAATGCGTATGATAACTTCAAAAAAAATAACAAATAA
- a CDS encoding ABC transporter permease, producing the protein MKYTSVTMAHKKPKVSQSNLKRRMKAIAGNYQLYLFLLPTIVFFAIFAYWPMYGVTIAFKDFSVAKGIMDSPWVGFKHFERFFTSFNFWQLIRNTLGLSVIGLLVTFPLPIILALSLNQVTNLRFKKFVQTTVYAPFFISTVVLSGMILVFLSPTGIINQAVVHLSGQQPILFMSKPEYFKAIYILSDVWQGTGFGAIIYLAALAGVNPEIHEAAIVDGATKWQRVLHVDVPSIMPTAVILLILAVGNVMNIGFEKAYLLQTPTNLPTSEIISTYVYKVGLKQSQYSFSTAVGLFNSVINLILLVVVNKAAKKLSNTSLF; encoded by the coding sequence ATGAAGTACACTTCTGTGACCATGGCTCATAAAAAGCCTAAGGTTTCCCAAAGTAACTTGAAACGACGGATGAAAGCTATTGCGGGTAATTATCAATTGTATTTATTTTTACTTCCCACAATTGTATTTTTTGCCATATTTGCGTACTGGCCTATGTATGGTGTGACGATTGCTTTCAAAGATTTTTCGGTGGCAAAAGGAATTATGGACAGTCCCTGGGTCGGATTTAAGCATTTTGAACGTTTTTTTACATCATTTAATTTTTGGCAGTTGATTAGAAATACGTTGGGTCTTAGTGTAATCGGCCTTTTGGTAACCTTTCCACTTCCTATCATTCTTGCGCTTTCGCTGAATCAGGTGACGAATTTACGCTTCAAAAAGTTTGTACAAACAACGGTATATGCACCTTTCTTTATTTCTACTGTTGTTTTATCGGGAATGATTCTGGTGTTTCTGTCACCGACGGGAATTATTAATCAGGCGGTTGTTCATCTAAGCGGTCAGCAGCCAATCTTATTTATGTCCAAGCCGGAATATTTCAAAGCCATCTACATTCTCTCTGATGTGTGGCAAGGGACAGGCTTCGGTGCGATTATCTATCTGGCCGCGCTGGCTGGCGTCAATCCCGAAATTCATGAAGCGGCAATCGTCGATGGAGCGACGAAATGGCAGCGTGTTTTACATGTAGATGTCCCGTCCATTATGCCAACAGCTGTGATCCTGCTAATTCTCGCGGTTGGAAATGTGATGAATATTGGTTTCGAAAAGGCTTATCTGCTCCAAACGCCTACCAATCTGCCTACTTCAGAAATCATCTCAACTTACGTATACAAAGTCGGTTTAAAGCAATCTCAGTATAGTTTCTCTACAGCAGTCGGGTTATTCAATTCCGTCATTAATTTAATCTTACTAGTTGTCGTAAACAAAGCTGCCAAGAAGTTGTCCAACACAAGTTTGTTCTAG
- a CDS encoding Gfo/Idh/MocA family protein: MGKLKVGIIGCGNISAIYMKNIPTFSQLELSACADLDVNRAKARAEEFGIEKAYSVSELLADPSIQIVINLTIPAAHAEVCLQVLEAGKHVYVEKPLAVTREEGRAILEKAQSKGLLVGSAPDTFLGGGIQTCRKLIEDGWIGTPIAGTAFMMSRGHEFWHPDPEFYYQQGGGPMFDMGPYYLTALVALLGPIRRVTGSAGISYPERTITSEKKRGQKIQVEVPTHVAGVLDFHSGAIATLVTSFDISGGTNLPNIEIYGSKASLRVPDPNTFGGPVYIRKHGGDWEPIPLTHGYTENCRGLGVAAMAQAILDGDTRAHRANGQLAYHVLEAMHGFHDASSEGKHYLMHSSCEKPAPLEAYSVL, translated from the coding sequence ATGGGCAAATTAAAAGTGGGCATCATCGGTTGCGGCAACATCAGTGCTATTTATATGAAAAACATACCAACCTTTTCTCAGTTGGAGCTTTCCGCTTGCGCGGATCTGGATGTGAACCGGGCCAAGGCGCGCGCTGAGGAATTCGGTATTGAAAAAGCTTACTCAGTCAGCGAACTGCTGGCGGATCCTTCCATTCAGATCGTCATTAATTTAACAATTCCCGCAGCACATGCGGAAGTATGTCTGCAAGTGCTGGAAGCAGGGAAGCATGTTTATGTGGAAAAGCCGCTTGCCGTAACACGTGAGGAAGGCCGCGCTATCCTGGAGAAGGCCCAAAGCAAGGGATTGCTGGTCGGCAGCGCTCCTGATACGTTCCTGGGCGGAGGTATTCAGACATGCCGCAAGCTGATCGAAGACGGCTGGATCGGTACGCCGATTGCAGGGACTGCTTTTATGATGAGCAGAGGCCATGAATTCTGGCATCCGGATCCGGAGTTTTACTATCAGCAGGGCGGAGGTCCAATGTTCGATATGGGACCTTACTATTTGACAGCGCTGGTCGCTTTGCTCGGACCGATTCGCCGCGTGACAGGATCAGCTGGAATCAGCTACCCGGAGCGTACGATTACGAGCGAGAAGAAGCGCGGGCAAAAGATTCAGGTTGAAGTGCCTACACATGTCGCTGGTGTACTTGATTTCCATAGCGGCGCGATTGCAACCTTGGTGACAAGCTTTGACATCTCGGGAGGCACGAATCTGCCGAACATTGAGATTTACGGAAGCAAGGCCTCGCTCCGAGTACCTGATCCGAACACATTCGGCGGACCTGTGTACATACGCAAGCATGGCGGCGATTGGGAGCCGATTCCGCTGACGCATGGCTACACCGAAAACTGCCGCGGCTTAGGCGTAGCGGCTATGGCGCAAGCCATTCTCGATGGCGATACGCGTGCGCACCGCGCTAACGGCCAGCTTGCTTATCATGTGCTGGAAGCTATGCACGGTTTCCATGACGCGTCCAGTGAAGGCAAGCACTATCTCATGCACAGCAGCTGCGAGAAGCCTGCTCCTCTTGAAGCGTATTCCGTGCTATAA